One genomic region from Populus nigra chromosome 8, ddPopNigr1.1, whole genome shotgun sequence encodes:
- the LOC133701250 gene encoding large ribosomal subunit protein eL37x-like gives MGKGTGSFGKRRNKTHTLCVRCGRRSFHLQKSRCSACAFPAARKRKYNWSEKAIRRKTTGTGRMRYLRNVPRRFKSGFREGTQAEPRKKGTAASA, from the exons ATG GGGAAGGGAACAGGGAGTTTTGGTAAGAGGAGGAACAAGACCCACACCCTCTGTGTTAGGTGTGGCCGCCGTAGCTTCCACCTCCAGAAGAGCCGTTGCTCCGCCTGTGCTTTCCCTGCTGCCCGCAAGAGGAAAT ACAACTGGAGTGAGAAGGCAATCAGGAGGAAGACAACTGGAACTGGAAGGATGAGGTATCTCCGCAATGTTCCTCGCAGGTTCAAGAGTGGTTTCAGAGAAG GCACCCAAGCAGAACCAAGGAAGAAGGGCACAGCGGCATCTGCTTAA